A window of Microcoleus sp. bin38.metabat.b11b12b14.051 genomic DNA:
ACCTGGCAATCTAATAGGTTTGTAGTGAGGACTTCAGTCCTTCTTGATGTGGACTAAAGTCCTCACTACAAACCTGGCAATCACATAGGTTCGTAGTGAGGACTTCAGTCCTTCTTGATGCGGACTAAAGTCCTCACTACAAACCTGGCAATCACATAGGTTCGTAGTGAGGACTTCAGTCCTTCTTGATGCGGACTAAAGTCCTCACTACGAACCTGGTCATACGTGGGTTTGGGTTAATCTTTAGTTATGTAAGTTGTTACTTTAACAGGGCTCTTTCGTAGTACCGTTATTTAATCTTACTTGCGAGTAATTTTATTTTTTACAGGTACCCTACGGCTGTGTATCGTTGTTACTTTAAACTAGCTATTTTACCCTGTTGATTTTCTAAATACAATTCGGTGGCCGCCGCCGTCGGTATTGGTTTGCTAAACAAGTAACCCTGACCCATCTCGCACTGAAGCGACTGCAAAAATGCCAACTGTTCTGCTGTTTCGACTCCCTCAGCAATCACCTGTAAATTCAAGCCCTGTCCCAAGGCGATCGCCACTTTCACAATCGTAGCACCGCTGCTGCCACTCTGCAAATCTGCTACGAAGGATTTATCTATTTTCAAATTATTTAGCGGCAAATTTTTTAGCGACCACAGCGAGGAATAACCTGTGCCGAAATCGTCCAGAGAAATGTTAATTCCCATTTGCTGCAATTGCTGCAATACCGACACCGTAAAACTCACATCTGTCATGGCAACTGTTTCGGTAATTTCTATTTCTAAGTAGGCGGGATTTAACTCGGTTTCTGATAAAATTTCAGCAATGATTTGTACGGTGTTAGCTTGCAGGAACTGGCGGCCTGATAAATTTACGGCTACCCGCACCGGCGGCAATCCCATTAACTGCCACGCTCGATTTTGCAAGCAAGCTGTCCGCAGCACCCATGCGTCGATTTGGCAGATTAATCCTGTTTCTTCTGCTAAGGGAATAAATCGATCCGGAGCAATCAAGCCGCGTTCGGGATGCTGCCAACGAATCAGAGCTTCCATGCCGACTATTTTGCCAGTATTTAAGTTTATTTGGGGTTGATAGTGCAGCACGAACTCGGATTTTTTCAGAGCTTTGTAAAGATGATTTTCTAAGTTAAGTTCTTCGGATACTTGACTGCCGATCGCCCGCGTGTAAAACTGATAATTGTTCCGACCTCTCTGTTTAGCTTTGTACATCGCAGCATCGGCATTTTTCAGCAAAGTTTCTGCATCCTCTCCGTCGTAAGGAGCCAAAGCAATTCCCAAGCTAGCCTTAATATAAAGTTCGAGACCGTCAAAATCAAAGGGACTGCTTAAACTTTGGATAATTAGCTGGCACACCTTAGTGGCGTCATCGGGGCTGTTGATATTGTACAGCAGGACAGTAAATTCATCGCCGCCCCAACGGGCGAGCGAATCTCCCACGCGCAAACAGCTAGTCAAACGGCGTGATACAGCTTGCAGCAACTGGTCGCCCACCGGGTGACCGAGAGTATCGTTAACATTTTTAAATCTGTCCAAATCGAGAAATATTACCGCCAGCATTTCGGCGTTGTGGTGAGAGTTAGCTAAAGCTAAAGACAGTGTTTCATTAAACAGCAATCTATTAGCTAAACCTGTCAGTGAGTCGTGGGAAGCTTGATGTCGCATCATTGCTTCGACGCGCCTCTGCATGACAGCCATGTACAGGTGAGTTCCTAAAGATTTTGCTAACTTCAATTCGTCGCTTGTCCACTTTTGAGCTTCCCCAGTTTTGATTTCTTTCCAAGCTGCAAAGGACTGTCGCGGACGATCGCCCCTGGCGTCGGAACTGCTGCGCCCAGCCCACAAAATTTCGGTTTCTATGGCGCCGCGAAAAACAGTGAGACAGCCGATGCACTGTTGGCGGTATTGCAGCGGTACTGCCAAAAATGACCGAATGTCAGATTCGAGTAAACTTGCAGATACAGATTTGAGTTGAGGTTCCTGAGAAATCTCGGAAATCGCGTACAAGCGGGGTACGATTGAATTAGAAATATTTGTATCAATTAAACTGTAGTGATCGGAATTGAGATTGGGAAAAATACCTAATCGATCGCTACGATCGCCTGTTTTTGCTCGATCGTCCTGGCTTACCAATCCCATAATCTGCTGCCAAAACTCGGTCAGTTCCAAGTCTGTGCGTGCGGGCTGTTGGCCGCAGGTATAAACTAAAGCGGGCCGATCGCCAAATTCGGCTGCAATATACAACCGCCCTCCCGAACCGTGCAAATGCTTGACAGTTTGTTCCAGAACTGCTTGCCGAATTTCGGTGAGTTCTAGAGGAGAGTGCAGCAAACAGCTAATTTGGTTGACTGCGGCTTCGTCGCGCGCTTGATGTCGGGCTTGACTGAGGAGAAAAGATTGGGCGATCGCAATTGAAAGTTGATCCACCAGCAACTGTACCATGTTCAATTCTCGATCGCTAAACCGTTTCGGCTGGGTGTGGTGACAAGCCAACAGCCCCCAAAGCTGATTTTGATGTACGATCGGCACCGTCAGAGAAGAACGCACCCCCATCGCCTCCAGATATTCTGCGTGACAAGAGTCTACGGGAGAATACCGAATATCTTCAACTGGTAAAGTTTTGCCGGTTTCGGGACAATCTAAGCGATTAATTATTTTATGCTGCAATCCCACATCCACAATCACTCGCTGCCGCGCTTTGAGAAACATTTCGCGGGCGCTGTTGGGAATGTCCTCTGCAGGAAAGCGCAAGCCCAGCAGAGATGGCAAATTGTCGCCGTCGATCGCCTCAGCAATCACCTCGCCGCTACCGTCGGCATCAAAGCGATAAACTTTTACCCGATCGCTTCCTAAAAAGCTGCGAATTTCTCGGGCTGTTGTCGTCAAAATCTCTTGCAGTTCTAAAGAGTTGCGGATGCGATTGGTAATTCGATTGAGTAAAATCTCTTGTTCTAGAGTTGCTTTTGACGTTTGTCTGACTTTTCTGGGGGCCATCCCTTTTGATCTCCAGGGCAATTGACAGCATTTTTGCGAGCCACCTTTTTAACTCGCCCTGTACTATAGACTACAACACTTTTGCTCAGTCTGTGGGATTTACGCAACCAGAGAGCGAGAAACCCAGTTTCTCGGAATATTTGAGGTTTTCCCACAAATTTTGTGTAATAACCGGGTTTTTCAACAGACTTTGATCCGGACTAAAGTCCGAACGATCAAAGGAATAGAGAAACCGGGTCATCGCACAACCTGCTAACTTAGAGTGCAGAATGCTGGGAGACTCTACCCGGTTTCTGAGTATTTATGCTCGGAAATATCCCGTTAAACCGACTGCCAAATTTCCCGAATTTTGTCCGGTAAAAAGCCGGCTATTTCCTGAATTCGCTCCTGGGACAACTCATCTTTCGTTGCTAAAAATACAGCGGCGATCGCAGTTTCTGGTTCTACTCCCGCAGGAAGTGCACCTTCTAGTTCCACCCTCCGTGCAAACAAATTAGCATCGATCCCCACAGGTGCAGGCCCTCTCAAAGGATGACGCACCCGGCTCAGCAATCCCACCAGCGGATTCGTATCTTTCCAGAGATCGGCTATTTCTCCTTGCAGGGTTTTGTCGTCCGTCGGTAAAACTTCTTTGTGCAGTTCGGCTTCCACCCGCTCGCTGGCTTCTGTTGGCATCAAATCGCGCATGATCCGGTACACCACTTCGGTAATGTCCCGGGCATCAAAAATATCCTCCAAGTGACCCTTTACCATCACTTTTTCCAAAAATGGCATATCCTTGGAGGCGATCGGAACTGCTGACCCTTCTTGATGCAGAGACTTAGGAGGATTTGTCTCCATTTTTTGCAAAAGTTTGCGACCTTTTTCGGTTAAATCTGCTTCTTGAAATGCTACTAAAGGCGGCAACAACTCAACCCCTCCGTAAGGCTCACCGCTAAATTCCGCTTTGATAAATTCTCTTTGGTTGAGGTAGTCCAAGTGACCCAGGAGTTCGGCTTCCGGCACATCTCGACCGACATACTCCTCGACTGCATTCCTAATTTCCGACTCTCCCCGGCTGCCGTTACCGCTGCCGATCTGTTTGAGCAAAATGTAAGTTAGGTCGTCTCTGATTGCAATGGTCATCAATATCTCCTAGGTTAATATCCGGTAAATAGCAAGTTAAAATTATTTTTTTTACTTGCTCAACTTGCGATAATTACTACTTAAAAACATTGAAATCTAAACCAGACAAACAAGTATCTCTCAGCAGGTGGAAGTTGTTAAATTTATGTGCGGGCACAGAATCTTCCTTTAGGTAGATTTACGCAATCCGACCGCAGTCTAAGGTGGGAAGTATCCTTAAAAGTGGCCAGCTCTATTCAAAGCAATCTAAAGTAGGATGCTTGATGGGCAATGTTTTTCCTAGGGCTCGCCTCTTACTCCTGAGGCTGACCAGCCGTAGATGTAAGTTGGTA
This region includes:
- a CDS encoding DUF2267 domain-containing protein translates to MTIAIRDDLTYILLKQIGSGNGSRGESEIRNAVEEYVGRDVPEAELLGHLDYLNQREFIKAEFSGEPYGGVELLPPLVAFQEADLTEKGRKLLQKMETNPPKSLHQEGSAVPIASKDMPFLEKVMVKGHLEDIFDARDITEVVYRIMRDLMPTEASERVEAELHKEVLPTDDKTLQGEIADLWKDTNPLVGLLSRVRHPLRGPAPVGIDANLFARRVELEGALPAGVEPETAIAAVFLATKDELSQERIQEIAGFLPDKIREIWQSV
- a CDS encoding EAL domain-containing protein; the protein is MAPRKVRQTSKATLEQEILLNRITNRIRNSLELQEILTTTAREIRSFLGSDRVKVYRFDADGSGEVIAEAIDGDNLPSLLGLRFPAEDIPNSAREMFLKARQRVIVDVGLQHKIINRLDCPETGKTLPVEDIRYSPVDSCHAEYLEAMGVRSSLTVPIVHQNQLWGLLACHHTQPKRFSDRELNMVQLLVDQLSIAIAQSFLLSQARHQARDEAAVNQISCLLHSPLELTEIRQAVLEQTVKHLHGSGGRLYIAAEFGDRPALVYTCGQQPARTDLELTEFWQQIMGLVSQDDRAKTGDRSDRLGIFPNLNSDHYSLIDTNISNSIVPRLYAISEISQEPQLKSVSASLLESDIRSFLAVPLQYRQQCIGCLTVFRGAIETEILWAGRSSSDARGDRPRQSFAAWKEIKTGEAQKWTSDELKLAKSLGTHLYMAVMQRRVEAMMRHQASHDSLTGLANRLLFNETLSLALANSHHNAEMLAVIFLDLDRFKNVNDTLGHPVGDQLLQAVSRRLTSCLRVGDSLARWGGDEFTVLLYNINSPDDATKVCQLIIQSLSSPFDFDGLELYIKASLGIALAPYDGEDAETLLKNADAAMYKAKQRGRNNYQFYTRAIGSQVSEELNLENHLYKALKKSEFVLHYQPQINLNTGKIVGMEALIRWQHPERGLIAPDRFIPLAEETGLICQIDAWVLRTACLQNRAWQLMGLPPVRVAVNLSGRQFLQANTVQIIAEILSETELNPAYLEIEITETVAMTDVSFTVSVLQQLQQMGINISLDDFGTGYSSLWSLKNLPLNNLKIDKSFVADLQSGSSGATIVKVAIALGQGLNLQVIAEGVETAEQLAFLQSLQCEMGQGYLFSKPIPTAAATELYLENQQGKIASLK